The Papaver somniferum cultivar HN1 chromosome 3, ASM357369v1, whole genome shotgun sequence genome includes a region encoding these proteins:
- the LOC113356615 gene encoding tubulin-folding cofactor E-like isoform X2, whose protein sequence is MQKSSVKLVDDTKSNEEKQELGFRINQRVHTVGNTRRIGTVKYIGNVEGYSGIWVGIDWDNGDGKHNGSLNGVTYFEAKDDKSGSFVRPQNLSHGISFLQALELRYKGDSTKEEEDEMYVLSARNNRVAVELVGKSKVQDKLSRLEDLVGASLSYLGVSSVGSSGQINAIVPNLEELDLTGNLLSEWKDVGTICEELQVLEVLSLTHNYMAHDVNQLPVLENIRVLVLNNCCLTWTQIEVLKQSLPSVEELHLMGNKLKEIVPASSNYVRGFDSLRILNLEDNCFEAWNEIVKLSQLRRMEQLHLNKNNLNNIFYPECGPKIDDSEPAEKCFSPFETLNCLLLGRNNIADLASVDSLNYFPSLTVRLSENPIADTGKGGIPRFMLIARLAKVEILNGSEVRIRERKESEIRYIRFVMTKMQDEPEEIKQLHPRFNELKKKHGIEDEKPSTETTGPRKMSSGLLSITLTCVGASMGEKKPLTKKLPATSTIGKLKVLCESFFQLKSIKLKLFLQEEGSPLPMLLDNEMASLMELGIGNGSTILVDEEET, encoded by the exons ATGCAGAAATCTTCAGTGAAACTTGTAGATGATACGAAATCTAATGAGGAGAAAcaagaattagggtttagaattAATCAAAGAGTTCATACAGTTGGTAACACAAGAAGAATTGGGACAGTGAAATACATTGGGAATGTTGAAGGTTATTCAGGCATTTGGGTGGGTATTGATTGGGACAATGGAGATGGAAAACACAATGGTTCACTTAATGGGGTTACTTATTTTGAAGCTAAAGATGATAAATCAGGTTCATTTGTTCGTCCACAGAATTTGAGTCATGGTATTTCATTCTTACAAGCACTTGAGCTTCGTTATAAAGGCGATTctactaaagaagaagaagatgagatgtaTGTCTTATCAGCTAGAAATAACCGAGTAGCTGTAGAGCTTGTGGGGAAAAGTAAAGTTCAAGACAAATTGAGTCGATTGGAAGATCTGGTTGGTGCATCACTTTCGTATTTGGGAGTTAGCTCAGTCGGATCCAGTGGTCAGATCAATGCCATTGTCCCAA ATCTGGAGGAGCTCGATTTGACTGGGAACTTGCTTTCAGAATGGAAA GATGTAGGTACCATATGTGAAGAATTGCAGGTTCTCGAAGTTCTCAGTCTTACTCACAACTACATGGCTCATGATGTAAACCAGCTCCCAGTACTAGAAAACATCCGTGTTTTGGTGCTCAATAATTGTTGCCTAACATGGACACAG ATTGAAGTTCTCAAGCAATCACTTCCATCCGTCGAGGAGCTTCATTTAATGGGAAACAAGTTGAAAGAGATAGTG CCTGCATCCTCCAACTATGTTCGAGGATTTGATTCTCTGCGGATTCTTAATTTGGAAGATAACTGCTTTGAAGCATGGAATGAAATTGTCAAGCTTTCTCAGCTAAGAAG aATGGAGCAGCTTCACTTGAACAAGAACAACTTGAACAACATATTTTACCCTGAGTGTGGTCCCAAAATTGATGATTCTGAACCTGCAGAGAAATGCTTTAGCCCTTTTGAGACTTTGAACTGTCTTCTTCTAG GACGCAATAACATTGCAGATCTGGCATCAGTGGATTCACTCAATTATTTCCCTAGCTTGACAGTGAG GCTTTCAGAGAATCCAATTGCTGATACAGGCAAAGGTGGTATTCCTAGATTTATGTTGATTGCACGTTTGGCAAAGGTTGAAATCCTTAACGGGAGTGAG GTGAGAATTCGTGAACGGAAAGAATCTGAAATCAG GTATATCCGCTTTGTTATGACTAAGATGCAAGATGAACCTGAGGAGATTAAACAGCTCCACCCCAG ATTTAATGAGCTTAAAAAGAAGCATGGAATTGAGGATGAGAAACCCTCAACTGAAACAACTGGTCCTCGAAAAATGTCTTCAGGACTTCTCT CAATAACTCTTACATGTGTTGGAGCTTCCATGGGGGAGAAAAAGCCGCTCACGAAGAAGTTACCAGCCACCAGCACG ATTGGCAAGTTAAAAGTTCTGTGCGAGAGCTTCTTTCAACTCAAGTCAATCAAGTTGAAGTTGTTCCTTCAAGAAGAG GGTTCTCCATTACCGATGTTGCTCGACAACGAAATGGCTTCTTTGATGGAGCTAGGAATTGGCAATGGATCCACTATCTTAGTGGATGAAGAAGAGACGTAG
- the LOC113356615 gene encoding tubulin-folding cofactor E-like isoform X1: protein MQKSSVKLVDDTKSNEEKQELGFRINQRVHTVGNTRRIGTVKYIGNVEGYSGIWVGIDWDNGDGKHNGSLNGVTYFEAKDDKSGSFVRPQNLSHGISFLQALELRYKGDSTKEEEDEMYVLSARNNRVAVELVGKSKVQDKLSRLEDLVGASLSYLGVSSVGSSGQINAIVPNLEELDLTGNLLSEWKDVGTICEELQVLEVLSLTHNYMAHDVNQLPVLENIRVLVLNNCCLTWTQIEVLKQSLPSVEELHLMGNKLKEIVPASSNYVRGFDSLRILNLEDNCFEAWNEIVKLSQLRRMEQLHLNKNNLNNIFYPECGPKIDDSEPAEKCFSPFETLNCLLLGRNNIADLASVDSLNYFPSLTDIRLSENPIADTGKGGIPRFMLIARLAKVEILNGSEVRIRERKESEIRYIRFVMTKMQDEPEEIKQLHPRFNELKKKHGIEDEKPSTETTGPRKMSSGLLSITLTCVGASMGEKKPLTKKLPATSTIGKLKVLCESFFQLKSIKLKLFLQEEGSPLPMLLDNEMASLMELGIGNGSTILVDEEET from the exons ATGCAGAAATCTTCAGTGAAACTTGTAGATGATACGAAATCTAATGAGGAGAAAcaagaattagggtttagaattAATCAAAGAGTTCATACAGTTGGTAACACAAGAAGAATTGGGACAGTGAAATACATTGGGAATGTTGAAGGTTATTCAGGCATTTGGGTGGGTATTGATTGGGACAATGGAGATGGAAAACACAATGGTTCACTTAATGGGGTTACTTATTTTGAAGCTAAAGATGATAAATCAGGTTCATTTGTTCGTCCACAGAATTTGAGTCATGGTATTTCATTCTTACAAGCACTTGAGCTTCGTTATAAAGGCGATTctactaaagaagaagaagatgagatgtaTGTCTTATCAGCTAGAAATAACCGAGTAGCTGTAGAGCTTGTGGGGAAAAGTAAAGTTCAAGACAAATTGAGTCGATTGGAAGATCTGGTTGGTGCATCACTTTCGTATTTGGGAGTTAGCTCAGTCGGATCCAGTGGTCAGATCAATGCCATTGTCCCAA ATCTGGAGGAGCTCGATTTGACTGGGAACTTGCTTTCAGAATGGAAA GATGTAGGTACCATATGTGAAGAATTGCAGGTTCTCGAAGTTCTCAGTCTTACTCACAACTACATGGCTCATGATGTAAACCAGCTCCCAGTACTAGAAAACATCCGTGTTTTGGTGCTCAATAATTGTTGCCTAACATGGACACAG ATTGAAGTTCTCAAGCAATCACTTCCATCCGTCGAGGAGCTTCATTTAATGGGAAACAAGTTGAAAGAGATAGTG CCTGCATCCTCCAACTATGTTCGAGGATTTGATTCTCTGCGGATTCTTAATTTGGAAGATAACTGCTTTGAAGCATGGAATGAAATTGTCAAGCTTTCTCAGCTAAGAAG aATGGAGCAGCTTCACTTGAACAAGAACAACTTGAACAACATATTTTACCCTGAGTGTGGTCCCAAAATTGATGATTCTGAACCTGCAGAGAAATGCTTTAGCCCTTTTGAGACTTTGAACTGTCTTCTTCTAG GACGCAATAACATTGCAGATCTGGCATCAGTGGATTCACTCAATTATTTCCCTAGCTTGACA GACATCAGGCTTTCAGAGAATCCAATTGCTGATACAGGCAAAGGTGGTATTCCTAGATTTATGTTGATTGCACGTTTGGCAAAGGTTGAAATCCTTAACGGGAGTGAG GTGAGAATTCGTGAACGGAAAGAATCTGAAATCAG GTATATCCGCTTTGTTATGACTAAGATGCAAGATGAACCTGAGGAGATTAAACAGCTCCACCCCAG ATTTAATGAGCTTAAAAAGAAGCATGGAATTGAGGATGAGAAACCCTCAACTGAAACAACTGGTCCTCGAAAAATGTCTTCAGGACTTCTCT CAATAACTCTTACATGTGTTGGAGCTTCCATGGGGGAGAAAAAGCCGCTCACGAAGAAGTTACCAGCCACCAGCACG ATTGGCAAGTTAAAAGTTCTGTGCGAGAGCTTCTTTCAACTCAAGTCAATCAAGTTGAAGTTGTTCCTTCAAGAAGAG GGTTCTCCATTACCGATGTTGCTCGACAACGAAATGGCTTCTTTGATGGAGCTAGGAATTGGCAATGGATCCACTATCTTAGTGGATGAAGAAGAGACGTAG